The following proteins come from a genomic window of Pyxidicoccus sp. MSG2:
- a CDS encoding NUDIX hydrolase, with the protein MDSPVPTSLQTLLARHVATDDKERDDLERMRHFAATLEQPFSRSQATAHFTGSAVVVDPEGARVVMLHHGKLKRWLQPGGHADAADGGDMTATALREAREETGCRVHVHPAAPQPLDVDIHTIPARRDEPEHHHLDVRYLLVAENPEALVHDPAESTGVQWLTWDEALARADEAPLRRMLEKARRVVAPASR; encoded by the coding sequence ATGGATTCCCCGGTCCCCACGTCCCTGCAGACCCTGCTCGCGCGTCACGTTGCCACGGACGACAAGGAGCGCGACGACCTGGAGCGCATGCGCCACTTCGCCGCCACGCTGGAGCAGCCCTTCTCCCGCTCGCAGGCCACCGCCCACTTCACCGGCAGCGCGGTGGTGGTGGACCCGGAAGGCGCGCGCGTGGTGATGCTGCACCACGGGAAGCTGAAGCGCTGGTTGCAGCCGGGCGGGCATGCGGATGCGGCGGATGGCGGGGACATGACGGCCACGGCGCTGCGGGAGGCACGAGAGGAGACGGGCTGCCGTGTCCACGTGCACCCCGCCGCTCCCCAGCCGCTGGACGTGGACATCCACACGATTCCGGCGCGCCGCGACGAGCCGGAGCATCACCACCTGGACGTGCGCTACCTCCTGGTGGCGGAGAACCCGGAGGCGCTGGTGCACGACCCGGCCGAGTCCACCGGGGTGCAGTGGCTCACCTGGGATGAGGCGCTGGCGCGAGCGGATGAGGCACCGCTGCGGCGGATGCTGGAGAAGGCGCGGCGCGTGGTGGCTCCGGCCTCTCGTTAG
- a CDS encoding sigma-54-dependent transcriptional regulator yields MARILVIDDHDTLREGMAVTLTRAGHSVSAVRSGADGLAAWRKTPFDLVVTDLKMDGMDGIEVTKALKALDPAAVVMVVTAFGTIETAVRAMQEGAYDFITKPFPPEVLRAKVDKGLELSTTRRQVEKLTARTAAHDADAALTHGSLVGDSEPMHRLVAQVRKVAASEATVLVRGESGTGKELVARMVHQLSPRKDGPFVVVHCAALAETLLESELFGHERGAFTGAVKRKLGRFELADGGTLFLDEIGEIPASVQTKLLRVLQEKEIQRVGGEETLKVDVRVVSATHRDLQAEVKAGRFREDLYYRLHIVPLMLPPLRERPEDIAVLARHFVAKHSARVNRRITGLDDGALRALARHAWPGNVRELENVIEQALVFAEGEVLTDVDLPSHLTGGTPRMDAGLPVPHGDRPLPDILEDLERQLIARAYEKAGRVKTETARLLGIKTSALYYKLEKYGFLPKGTPPEEA; encoded by the coding sequence ATGGCGCGCATCCTCGTCATCGATGACCACGACACCCTGCGCGAGGGCATGGCCGTCACCCTCACCCGCGCCGGGCACTCCGTCTCCGCGGTGCGCAGCGGCGCGGACGGCCTGGCCGCCTGGCGCAAGACGCCCTTCGACCTCGTCGTCACCGACCTGAAGATGGACGGCATGGACGGCATCGAGGTGACGAAGGCGCTCAAGGCGTTGGACCCGGCCGCCGTCGTCATGGTGGTGACGGCCTTCGGCACCATCGAGACCGCCGTGCGCGCCATGCAGGAGGGCGCCTACGACTTCATCACCAAGCCCTTCCCGCCCGAGGTGCTGCGCGCCAAGGTGGACAAGGGCCTGGAGTTGTCCACCACGCGCCGGCAGGTGGAGAAGCTCACCGCGCGCACCGCCGCGCACGACGCGGACGCGGCCCTCACCCACGGCAGCCTCGTGGGCGACAGCGAGCCCATGCATCGGCTCGTCGCCCAGGTGCGCAAGGTGGCGGCGAGCGAGGCCACCGTGCTGGTGCGCGGCGAGAGCGGCACCGGCAAGGAGCTGGTCGCCCGCATGGTCCACCAGCTGTCCCCGCGCAAGGACGGGCCCTTCGTCGTCGTGCACTGCGCGGCGCTCGCGGAGACGCTGCTGGAGAGCGAGTTGTTCGGCCACGAGCGCGGCGCCTTCACCGGCGCGGTGAAGCGCAAGCTGGGCCGCTTCGAGCTGGCCGACGGCGGCACCCTCTTCCTCGACGAGATTGGCGAGATTCCCGCCTCCGTGCAGACGAAGCTGCTGCGCGTGCTTCAAGAAAAGGAAATCCAGCGCGTGGGCGGCGAGGAGACGCTCAAGGTGGACGTGCGCGTGGTGAGCGCCACCCACCGGGATTTGCAGGCCGAGGTGAAGGCGGGCCGCTTCCGCGAGGACCTCTACTACCGCCTGCACATCGTCCCGCTGATGCTGCCGCCCCTGCGCGAGCGGCCCGAGGACATCGCCGTACTCGCCCGCCACTTCGTGGCCAAGCACTCCGCCCGCGTGAATCGCCGCATCACCGGACTGGACGACGGCGCCCTGCGCGCGCTCGCCCGCCACGCGTGGCCCGGCAACGTGCGCGAATTGGAGAACGTCATCGAGCAGGCGCTCGTCTTCGCCGAGGGAGAGGTGCTCACCGATGTGGACCTGCCCTCGCACCTCACCGGCGGCACGCCGCGCATGGACGCGGGCCTGCCCGTGCCCCATGGTGACCGGCCCCTCCCCGACATCCTCGAGGACCTGGAGCGGCAGCTCATCGCCCGCGCCTACGAGAAGGCCGGCCGCGTGAAGACGGAGACCGCGCGCCTGCTCGGCATCAAGACGTCCGCGCTGTATTACAAGCTGGAGAAGTACGGCTTCCTCCCGAAAGGCACGCCCCCCGAGGAGGCTTGA
- a CDS encoding TetR family transcriptional regulator, protein MNPRLSALLLCLLLGVPAWGASGLEAVRGRAQTARTEVRSLRGQQQSLREELNGLAARIEALKSARQGRLTAGTELEAALRRSQELSGSLTGLAQSVAAAEGESERAHLALHTALSEELSRLRAAWDATTERGQRAKLLEAMRTARAEREAVRAALPASRVPALDAATSSGDDPEDLLEQADTLRDTEDKVRERLKALRGRITEVREERDLDRRMNDFLGEESMFDEQDRRLRVRLSGDRVQVDRSGGSRGGSPSFQEDSAGAPGGNPAPPPEISTPDDVSGPGPISPTNASARASDRRPQVESVRAQALASGGPVDLAALEAEAAKLESLARELDGRASTLEHRAQELEKR, encoded by the coding sequence ATGAACCCCCGCCTCTCCGCCCTCCTGCTGTGCCTGCTGCTTGGCGTGCCCGCATGGGGCGCGTCCGGGCTGGAGGCGGTGCGCGGGCGGGCGCAGACGGCGCGCACGGAGGTGCGCTCGCTGCGCGGCCAGCAGCAGTCGCTGCGCGAGGAGCTCAACGGGCTGGCGGCGCGAATCGAGGCGCTGAAGTCGGCGCGCCAGGGGCGGCTGACCGCGGGGACGGAGCTGGAGGCGGCGCTGCGGCGCTCGCAGGAGCTGAGCGGCTCGCTCACCGGGCTGGCGCAGTCGGTGGCGGCGGCGGAGGGCGAGTCGGAGCGCGCGCACCTGGCGCTGCACACCGCGCTGTCCGAGGAGCTCTCGCGGCTGCGCGCGGCCTGGGACGCGACGACGGAGCGGGGCCAGCGGGCGAAGCTGCTGGAGGCCATGCGCACCGCGCGCGCCGAGCGCGAGGCCGTGCGCGCGGCGCTGCCGGCCTCGCGGGTGCCGGCGCTGGACGCGGCGACCTCCAGCGGGGATGACCCCGAGGACCTGCTGGAGCAGGCGGACACGCTGCGCGACACCGAGGACAAGGTGCGCGAGCGGCTCAAGGCCCTGCGCGGGCGCATCACCGAGGTGCGCGAGGAGCGCGACCTGGACCGGCGCATGAACGACTTCCTCGGCGAGGAGTCGATGTTCGACGAGCAGGACCGCCGGCTCCGCGTGCGCCTGTCCGGCGACCGCGTGCAGGTGGACCGCAGTGGGGGGAGTCGGGGCGGCAGCCCCTCCTTCCAGGAGGACTCGGCGGGCGCCCCCGGCGGAAACCCGGCACCGCCTCCGGAAATCAGCACGCCCGATGACGTCAGCGGCCCCGGCCCCATCTCGCCCACCAACGCCTCGGCGCGCGCGAGCGACCGCCGGCCGCAGGTGGAGTCGGTACGCGCCCAGGCGCTGGCCTCGGGCGGGCCGGTGGACCTGGCCGCCCTGGAGGCCGAGGCCGCGAAGCTGGAGTCCCTGGCCCGCGAGCTGGACGGCCGCGCCTCCACGCTGGAGCACCGCGCCCAGGAGCTGGAGAAGCGCTGA
- a CDS encoding tetratricopeptide repeat protein has protein sequence MCRAPYRTLGKGTAVLYLLLSMSDARLEQFKKMVANFPDSPMSHFSLGKLYLERREYAEAARALESAVRLDPGYAAALVALGDAWAGAGETEKAREVLGRAKAHALSQGHPGLAEEIDERIADLG, from the coding sequence ATGTGCCGCGCACCCTACCGCACCCTTGGCAAGGGGACAGCGGTCCTCTATCTCCTGTTGTCCATGAGCGACGCCCGGCTGGAGCAGTTCAAGAAGATGGTGGCCAACTTCCCAGACTCCCCCATGAGCCACTTCTCCCTGGGGAAGCTGTACCTGGAGCGTCGGGAATACGCCGAGGCGGCCCGGGCCCTGGAGTCCGCCGTCCGGCTGGACCCGGGGTACGCCGCCGCCCTCGTGGCCCTGGGCGACGCCTGGGCCGGGGCCGGGGAGACGGAGAAGGCCCGGGAGGTGCTCGGCCGGGCGAAGGCGCACGCCCTGTCCCAGGGACACCCCGGCCTCGCCGAGGAAATCGACGAGCGCATCGCCGACCTGGGCTGA
- the rsfS gene encoding ribosome silencing factor, whose translation MATKKKTSAKKSAGRTPAKKKTAGKAPAGRGPAGKKAPARKKTAGRAPLRAKKARLPPAPQQKAGPAENPQAKALAQRIGQLLVDKKALDVVILDVRGMTSYADYFVIASGESDRQVSAMADNVQVQLKTPDEGGHRPIGTEGLETGQWVLLDYGEVVAHLFLSDLRAHYDLEGLWADAAREKVA comes from the coding sequence ATGGCCACAAAGAAGAAGACGAGCGCGAAAAAGAGCGCCGGCAGGACACCGGCGAAGAAGAAGACGGCGGGCAAGGCTCCCGCGGGCAGGGGGCCTGCGGGCAAGAAGGCCCCCGCGCGCAAGAAGACGGCGGGCCGGGCCCCTCTGCGCGCCAAGAAGGCGAGGCTGCCACCCGCCCCGCAGCAGAAGGCGGGCCCCGCGGAGAACCCCCAGGCGAAGGCGCTGGCCCAGCGCATCGGCCAGCTCCTCGTGGACAAGAAGGCACTGGACGTCGTCATCCTCGACGTGCGGGGCATGACGTCCTACGCGGACTACTTCGTCATCGCCTCCGGCGAGAGCGACCGCCAGGTGAGCGCCATGGCGGACAACGTCCAGGTGCAGCTCAAGACGCCCGACGAGGGCGGCCACCGTCCCATCGGCACCGAGGGCCTGGAGACGGGCCAGTGGGTGCTGCTGGACTACGGCGAGGTGGTGGCGCACCTGTTCCTCTCGGACCTGCGCGCGCACTATGACCTCGAGGGCCTCTGGGCCGACGCGGCGCGGGAGAAGGTGGCCTGA
- a CDS encoding 23S rRNA (pseudouridine(1915)-N(3))-methyltransferase RlmH — MKVRLLSIGKDRSGLYEPAVQEYAKRLGHYTRFELVELPEASGKKLKPGEAKAAEADAILAKRKPQDWLIALDERGSLLDSVELSRYVAKAQTGAKDLLFIIGGDEGLDTRVRDAANLTLSLSKMTLPHRLARVVLIEQLYRAFTILKGEPYHK; from the coding sequence CTGAAAGTCAGGCTCCTCTCCATCGGCAAGGACCGCTCGGGCCTGTATGAGCCCGCGGTCCAGGAGTACGCCAAACGCCTGGGGCACTACACCCGCTTCGAGCTGGTGGAGCTGCCCGAGGCCAGCGGCAAGAAGCTCAAGCCGGGCGAGGCGAAGGCGGCGGAGGCCGACGCGATTCTCGCGAAGCGCAAGCCGCAGGACTGGCTGATTGCGCTGGACGAGCGCGGCTCGCTGCTCGACTCGGTGGAGCTGAGCCGCTACGTGGCCAAGGCGCAGACGGGCGCCAAGGATCTGCTCTTCATCATCGGCGGCGACGAGGGGCTGGATACGCGGGTGCGTGACGCGGCGAACCTCACGCTGTCCCTGTCGAAGATGACGCTGCCGCACCGGCTGGCGCGGGTGGTGCTCATCGAGCAGCTCTACCGCGCCTTCACCATCCTCAAGGGCGAGCCCTACCACAAGTAG
- a CDS encoding RNA ligase RtcB family protein, with protein sequence MSTAASSATPSSAPPAHVRVIASPQSWVEGEAVRQLEAMARLPGMRLAVGLPDLHPGKGAPVGAAFTSEGFLYPYLVGNDIGCGMGLFDVDLLARKAKAERWAAKLDLEGPWSGDVDGFLSEHGVKATGFEAALGTVGGGNHFAEVQRVDAVHDAEAFAALGLAADRLLLLVHSGSRGLGEAILRSHVDRHAAGGLVDDSAEARAYLTRHDHAVEWARANRALVARRVLDGIGALGRRVLDVCHNSVTPLKVEGRTQWLHRKGAAPSDEGPVVIPGSRGALSYLVAPVGDGTVSAHSLAHGAGRKWTRTAARERIKERFTAESLTRTSFKSHVVCENKDLLFEEAPQAYKTIDRVVTDLVEAGLVRVVATLAPVLTYKTRARGE encoded by the coding sequence ATGAGCACCGCCGCCTCCTCCGCCACCCCTTCCTCCGCGCCCCCGGCGCACGTCCGCGTCATCGCCTCGCCCCAGTCGTGGGTGGAGGGCGAGGCGGTGCGACAACTCGAAGCCATGGCGCGGCTGCCCGGCATGCGCCTGGCGGTGGGGCTTCCGGACCTGCACCCCGGCAAGGGCGCACCGGTGGGCGCCGCCTTCACCTCCGAGGGCTTCCTCTATCCCTACCTCGTCGGCAACGACATCGGCTGTGGCATGGGGCTCTTCGACGTGGACCTGCTGGCGCGCAAGGCGAAGGCGGAGCGGTGGGCGGCGAAGCTGGATTTGGAGGGGCCGTGGAGCGGGGACGTGGACGGCTTTCTCTCGGAGCATGGGGTGAAGGCCACCGGCTTCGAGGCGGCGCTGGGCACGGTGGGCGGCGGCAACCACTTCGCGGAGGTACAGCGGGTGGACGCGGTGCACGACGCGGAGGCCTTCGCGGCGCTGGGGCTGGCGGCGGACCGGCTGCTCCTGCTGGTGCACTCGGGCTCGCGCGGCCTGGGTGAGGCGATTCTTCGCTCCCACGTGGACCGGCACGCGGCGGGTGGGCTGGTGGATGACTCGGCGGAGGCGCGGGCGTATCTGACGCGGCATGACCACGCGGTGGAGTGGGCCCGGGCCAACCGGGCGCTGGTGGCAAGGCGGGTGCTGGACGGCATCGGAGCCCTGGGCCGGCGGGTGTTGGATGTCTGCCACAACAGCGTCACCCCGCTGAAGGTGGAAGGGCGCACGCAGTGGCTGCACCGCAAGGGCGCGGCGCCGTCGGACGAGGGCCCGGTGGTGATTCCCGGCAGTCGCGGCGCGCTGAGCTACCTGGTGGCGCCGGTGGGAGACGGGACGGTCAGCGCGCACAGCCTGGCGCACGGCGCCGGCCGCAAGTGGACGCGCACCGCCGCCCGCGAGCGCATCAAGGAGCGCTTCACCGCCGAGTCCCTCACGCGGACCTCCTTCAAGAGCCACGTGGTGTGTGAGAACAAGGACCTGCTCTTCGAGGAGGCGCCGCAAGCGTACAAGACCATCGACCGGGTGGTGACGGACCTGGTGGAGGCGGGCCTGGTGCGGGTGGTGGCCACGCTGGCCCCGGTGCTGACGTACAAGACGCGCGCCCGGGGGGAGTGA
- the gpmI gene encoding 2,3-bisphosphoglycerate-independent phosphoglycerate mutase, translating to MTPAHKVLLCILDGWGIRQERDANAILLAGTPHLDKLASPYPFTELQTAGLAVGLPEGQMGNSEVGHTNIGAGRIVYQDLVRINRAAESGELGQNPVLRAAMDGVKADGKALHLLGLVSPGGVHSSMEHLYALLRAARERGVPHVYVHAFLDGRDTPPQSALGYVEELERFLHETHAGRIATVSGRYYAMDRDKRWDRVHLAYEALVYGRGPRAPDALSAIRASYAEKVTDEFVKPTVLASGDGTPVGRIQDGDTVVFFNFRADRARELTKALAYPDFKEFDRGGLRLGRYVCMTQYDETFDLPVAFAPDQPQDIFPELLSQKGLRQLRTAETEKYAHVTFFFNGGREVVYPGEDRHMVPSPRDVKTYDLKPEMSARELTAELVRRLDSGTYDFALVNFANPDMVGHSGRLDATMQAVRVVDECLGVLGKACERNGWVMAISADHGNCEQMVDPVTGEPHTAHTLNPVPFHLIHPDFRGQKLRPGILADIAPTLCKVMGLPQSKEMNRMGLFP from the coding sequence ATGACTCCCGCGCACAAGGTCCTGCTCTGCATCCTGGACGGCTGGGGCATCCGCCAGGAGCGAGATGCGAACGCCATCCTCCTGGCCGGCACGCCCCACCTCGACAAGCTGGCGAGCCCCTACCCCTTCACCGAGCTGCAGACGGCAGGACTGGCCGTGGGCCTGCCCGAGGGGCAGATGGGCAACTCGGAGGTGGGCCACACCAACATCGGCGCCGGCCGCATCGTCTACCAGGACCTGGTGCGCATCAACCGCGCGGCCGAGTCCGGTGAGCTGGGACAGAACCCCGTGCTGCGCGCGGCCATGGACGGCGTGAAGGCCGACGGCAAGGCGCTGCACCTGCTCGGGCTGGTGTCTCCGGGGGGCGTGCACTCGTCCATGGAGCACCTGTATGCGCTCCTGCGTGCCGCGCGCGAGCGGGGCGTCCCCCACGTCTACGTGCACGCCTTCCTGGACGGGCGCGACACGCCGCCGCAGAGCGCGCTGGGCTACGTGGAGGAATTGGAGCGCTTCCTCCACGAGACACACGCGGGCCGCATCGCCACGGTGAGCGGGCGCTACTACGCCATGGACCGCGACAAGCGGTGGGACCGGGTGCACCTGGCCTACGAGGCGCTGGTGTACGGCCGCGGCCCCAGGGCGCCGGACGCGCTGAGCGCCATCCGTGCGTCCTACGCGGAGAAGGTGACGGACGAGTTCGTGAAGCCCACGGTGCTGGCCAGCGGCGACGGCACGCCGGTGGGCCGCATCCAGGACGGCGACACGGTGGTCTTCTTCAACTTCCGCGCGGACCGGGCGCGGGAGCTGACGAAGGCGCTCGCGTACCCGGACTTCAAGGAGTTCGACCGGGGCGGGCTGCGGCTGGGGCGCTACGTGTGCATGACCCAGTACGACGAGACGTTCGATTTGCCGGTGGCCTTCGCGCCGGACCAGCCGCAGGACATCTTCCCGGAGCTGCTGTCGCAGAAGGGCCTGCGCCAGTTGCGCACGGCGGAGACGGAGAAGTACGCGCACGTGACGTTCTTCTTCAACGGCGGCCGCGAAGTCGTGTACCCGGGCGAGGACCGGCACATGGTGCCCAGCCCGCGCGACGTGAAGACCTACGACTTGAAGCCGGAGATGTCCGCGCGCGAGCTGACGGCGGAGCTGGTGCGGCGGCTCGACTCGGGGACGTACGACTTCGCGCTGGTGAACTTCGCCAACCCGGACATGGTGGGGCACAGCGGCCGGCTGGACGCGACGATGCAGGCGGTGCGCGTGGTGGACGAGTGCCTGGGCGTGCTGGGCAAGGCGTGCGAGCGCAACGGCTGGGTGATGGCCATCTCCGCCGACCACGGCAACTGCGAGCAGATGGTGGACCCGGTGACGGGCGAGCCGCACACCGCGCACACGCTCAACCCGGTGCCCTTCCACCTCATCCACCCGGACTTCCGGGGACAGAAGCTGCGCCCCGGCATCCTCGCGGACATCGCCCCCACGCTGTGCAAGGTGATGGGGCTGCCGCAGTCGAAGGAGATGAACCGGATGGGGCTGTTCCCTTGA
- a CDS encoding ComF family protein, with product MLKALLDLLYPPSCIACAKVLPGPGAFFCEPCDTALERLPPACCRTCAEPGTFPGGACPRCRAAPPPFSRGWAPFAHEGPVARAIHRFKYEDHPELAAPLGELLAGEARAFLGRAPEHVVALPLHTRRYHSRKYDQAQLLAGTLAKATGREAPVGWLTRTRETQRQVGLSEAERAHNVADAFTASAAAKGREVLLVDDVFTTGATARAAATALQEAGAVRVEVLTVARAFSLA from the coding sequence GTGCTGAAGGCGCTGCTGGATTTGCTCTACCCGCCTTCGTGCATCGCCTGCGCGAAGGTGCTGCCGGGCCCGGGGGCGTTCTTCTGCGAGCCGTGTGACACCGCGCTGGAGCGGCTGCCCCCCGCGTGCTGCCGCACCTGCGCGGAGCCCGGGACATTTCCCGGTGGAGCCTGTCCCCGGTGCCGCGCGGCGCCGCCTCCGTTCTCCCGGGGGTGGGCGCCGTTCGCGCATGAGGGGCCCGTGGCGCGGGCCATCCACCGGTTCAAGTATGAAGACCACCCGGAGCTGGCCGCGCCGCTGGGAGAGTTGCTGGCGGGTGAGGCCCGGGCGTTCCTGGGCCGGGCACCGGAGCACGTGGTGGCCCTGCCGCTGCACACGCGCCGCTATCACTCGCGCAAGTACGACCAGGCACAGCTCCTCGCGGGGACGCTGGCGAAAGCCACGGGCCGCGAGGCTCCGGTGGGCTGGCTCACGCGCACCCGCGAGACACAGCGGCAGGTGGGACTGAGTGAAGCGGAGCGCGCGCACAACGTGGCGGACGCCTTCACTGCGTCCGCCGCCGCGAAGGGCCGCGAGGTGCTGCTGGTGGACGACGTCTTCACCACCGGCGCCACCGCACGCGCCGCCGCTACGGCACTTCAGGAAGCCGGCGCCGTCAGGGTCGAGGTGCTGACCGTGGCGCGGGCCTTCAGCCTGGCCTGA
- a CDS encoding serine/threonine-protein kinase, producing MKTPVTPVAAPHPVPTFITEEEDALGAPGGRHTLFHVDDTRYDFVRVLEQRDDGEVLMLAERHEKHGLAGPVVIRRVRSPSTFERRQRLVEEVQLAYRLNHPAIAQVHLFKVRERKPYVIMEYVDGPTLDGVLSLMAMRHRPVSIPFALHVGAEIADALHHAHQLTDDAGRPLGLVHRDVSPRNVSISRNGAVKLTHFGVAYSRLVGREVTQGALRKGDVAYSSPEYLSLRRLTPAADLFSLGLVLLELATGRNLFQEAMEEIAEAPEGALAKVAVEEQPSLPLTRLLALMEACKPDAVVRAVAGLPQDFQAVLQRVLRREPAGRYATAGQMRDALRACLAREWQTGPYGRQEAAAELAQLISEASAARDEVDLGDERLFPAGLESHELDVSAGGRKRRT from the coding sequence ATGAAAACCCCTGTGACGCCCGTGGCCGCGCCGCACCCGGTTCCCACCTTCATCACCGAAGAGGAGGATGCCCTCGGAGCGCCGGGCGGGCGCCATACGCTCTTCCATGTGGATGACACGCGCTACGACTTCGTCCGGGTCCTGGAGCAGCGGGATGATGGCGAGGTGCTGATGCTGGCCGAGCGTCACGAGAAGCACGGGCTGGCGGGCCCCGTCGTCATCCGGCGGGTGCGCAGCCCTTCCACCTTCGAGCGGCGGCAACGACTGGTGGAAGAGGTGCAACTGGCCTACCGGCTCAATCACCCGGCCATTGCCCAGGTGCATCTCTTCAAGGTCCGGGAGCGCAAGCCGTACGTCATCATGGAGTACGTCGACGGACCTACCCTGGATGGTGTCCTGAGCCTCATGGCGATGCGGCACCGGCCTGTCTCCATTCCCTTCGCGCTGCACGTCGGCGCGGAGATTGCCGACGCGCTTCACCATGCCCACCAGCTCACCGACGACGCGGGCCGGCCGCTGGGGCTGGTGCACCGGGACGTCAGCCCTCGCAACGTCAGCATCAGCAGGAACGGGGCCGTGAAGCTGACGCACTTCGGGGTCGCCTACTCACGTCTGGTGGGGCGCGAAGTCACGCAAGGGGCCCTCCGCAAAGGGGACGTCGCATATTCCTCACCGGAGTATCTGAGCCTGCGGAGACTGACGCCCGCCGCCGACCTCTTCTCGCTGGGGCTGGTGTTGCTGGAACTGGCCACGGGGCGCAACCTCTTCCAGGAAGCCATGGAGGAGATTGCCGAAGCACCGGAAGGCGCGCTGGCGAAGGTGGCTGTGGAAGAGCAACCCTCGCTGCCACTGACCCGGCTTCTCGCGCTCATGGAGGCCTGCAAGCCGGACGCGGTTGTCCGGGCGGTGGCCGGTCTGCCCCAGGACTTCCAGGCCGTGCTCCAACGTGTCCTGCGACGCGAGCCCGCTGGCCGTTACGCCACGGCCGGACAGATGCGGGACGCGTTGCGCGCATGTCTCGCGCGCGAATGGCAGACCGGCCCCTACGGACGCCAGGAAGCGGCGGCGGAACTTGCGCAGCTCATCAGCGAGGCCAGCGCCGCGCGGGACGAAGTGGACCTGGGGGATGAGCGCCTGTTCCCCGCGGGGCTGGAGTCACATGAACTGGACGTTTCCGCGGGAGGCAGGAAGCGCCGGACATAG
- a CDS encoding helix-turn-helix domain-containing protein, which yields MDEQLGMTVGKAMREARARLGLTQAEVAAMVDMHPMVYSRVERGKMVPSTGMLRRLSMALRTPTDELLGLARPDKEARRDAQKEPPLLRRLVTLARELDEEKLDALVVMARALSR from the coding sequence ATGGACGAACAACTGGGAATGACGGTGGGCAAGGCGATGCGCGAAGCGAGGGCGCGTCTGGGACTGACACAGGCGGAGGTCGCCGCCATGGTGGACATGCACCCCATGGTCTACAGCCGGGTGGAGCGCGGGAAGATGGTGCCCAGCACGGGCATGCTGCGCCGCCTGAGCATGGCCCTGCGCACCCCCACGGACGAACTGCTGGGACTGGCCCGGCCCGACAAGGAGGCCCGGCGCGACGCGCAGAAGGAGCCGCCGCTGCTGCGCCGGCTGGTGACCCTGGCGCGCGAGCTGGACGAGGAGAAGCTGGATGCGCTCGTCGTCATGGCCCGCGCGCTGTCACGCTAG